A single window of Caldicellulosiruptor bescii DSM 6725 DNA harbors:
- a CDS encoding ABC transporter permease: MDAVYYNGSKKTFWQKVKEQKELVFMIFPFVLYVILFHYIPLWWWVIAFKEYRPFQGVWGSEWVGLQQFKDLFSDSGFWLAMRNTIVISFLKLVTSFAAAILLALMLNEVKNMLFKRTIQTISYLPHFVSWVVAASIVISVLSPESGILNQILMSLKIIKQPIVWMGEGHYFWWILALSNVWKETGWNAIVYLAAMTSIDPELYDAASVDGCGRLQKIRYVTLPGIAPTISMLLILNVGWLLNAGFEQVLLLRNPLVQDYSQILDTYVLDYGITMYRYSYATAAGMFKSVVSILLVLFANKVAAKLNASTVV, encoded by the coding sequence TTGGATGCAGTATACTACAATGGTTCAAAGAAAACGTTCTGGCAAAAAGTAAAAGAGCAGAAAGAACTTGTTTTTATGATATTTCCATTTGTCTTGTATGTAATTTTGTTTCACTACATACCACTTTGGTGGTGGGTCATTGCATTTAAAGAATACAGGCCATTCCAAGGTGTTTGGGGTTCAGAGTGGGTAGGTTTGCAGCAATTTAAAGATTTATTCAGCGACTCTGGTTTTTGGCTTGCTATGAGAAATACAATTGTTATAAGCTTTTTGAAGCTTGTTACGTCCTTTGCAGCAGCTATCTTACTTGCATTGATGCTTAACGAAGTGAAGAATATGTTATTTAAAAGAACTATTCAGACAATTTCATATCTTCCACACTTTGTTTCTTGGGTTGTGGCGGCGAGTATAGTTATAAGTGTGCTTTCACCTGAGTCAGGTATACTCAATCAAATTTTGATGTCACTCAAGATTATTAAACAGCCAATTGTCTGGATGGGTGAAGGACATTATTTCTGGTGGATATTGGCTCTCTCGAATGTTTGGAAGGAAACAGGATGGAATGCTATAGTGTATTTGGCAGCAATGACAAGTATAGACCCTGAACTTTACGATGCTGCAAGCGTGGATGGTTGTGGAAGACTGCAGAAGATAAGATATGTAACACTGCCAGGGATTGCTCCAACAATTAGTATGCTTCTTATTCTCAACGTTGGTTGGCTTTTGAATGCTGGTTTTGAACAGGTTCTTTTGCTCAGAAACCCCCTTGTTCAGGATTACTCTCAAATTCTTGACACCTATGTTCTTGATTATGGTATTACAATGTACAGATATTCATATGCTACAGCTGCTGGTATGTTTAAGAGCGTTGTAAGTATTTTGCTTGTGTTGTTTGCAAATAAGGTTGCTGCAAAATTGAATGCATCAACTGTTGTATAA
- a CDS encoding carbohydrate ABC transporter permease produces MFKKKTAEDIIVDLVVYISLIFVGIVTLYPFLNVLAVSFNDALDTVRGGIYIWPRKWTLKNYEIIVSNPQIYNAALVSVARTVLGTVLGIICTMFVAYPLSRKDFVLRRPFSAIMVLTMYFGAGLIPTYLLYRSLGLLNTFWVYIVPALLGMFNVVVVRSYIESLPSSLIESAKIDGASEFRILWQIIFPLTLPAVATIALFIGVGHWNSWFDVYIFNSQRPDLSTLQYELQKILASVSMQVGRNPDYQMGAMAETQQVTPNSVRASMTIVATAPIIMVYPFLQRYFVKGLTLGSVKGE; encoded by the coding sequence ATGTTTAAGAAAAAAACAGCCGAGGATATTATAGTTGACTTGGTTGTTTATATAAGTTTGATTTTTGTCGGTATTGTGACTTTATATCCATTTTTAAATGTATTAGCTGTTTCATTCAACGATGCACTTGACACAGTTCGAGGAGGAATTTATATCTGGCCAAGAAAATGGACATTAAAAAACTATGAAATTATTGTTAGCAATCCGCAGATTTACAATGCAGCTTTAGTATCTGTTGCAAGAACAGTTCTTGGTACAGTGCTTGGTATTATTTGTACAATGTTTGTTGCTTATCCTTTGTCAAGAAAAGATTTTGTATTAAGACGTCCGTTTTCTGCAATAATGGTTTTGACTATGTATTTTGGAGCAGGTTTAATTCCAACCTACTTATTGTATAGGTCGCTCGGACTTTTAAACACATTTTGGGTTTATATTGTTCCTGCACTTTTGGGAATGTTTAATGTTGTTGTGGTCAGAAGCTATATAGAATCTTTGCCATCAAGTTTGATAGAATCTGCTAAAATTGATGGAGCAAGCGAATTTAGAATTTTGTGGCAGATAATCTTTCCACTTACCCTGCCAGCAGTTGCGACAATAGCACTCTTTATTGGAGTTGGGCATTGGAATTCATGGTTTGACGTATATATCTTTAATTCGCAAAGACCTGACCTGAGTACTCTTCAGTATGAGCTTCAAAAAATTCTGGCATCTGTAAGCATGCAGGTTGGAAGAAATCCTGACTATCAAATGGGAGCAATGGCTGAAACTCAGCAGGTTACTCCAAACTCGGTAAGAGCAAGTATGACAATTGTTGCCACAGCTCCAATTATTATGGTTTATCCATTCTTGCAGAGATATTTTGTAAAGGGTCTTACTCTTGGTAGCGTTAAAGGAGAGTAA
- a CDS encoding sensor histidine kinase codes for MWWNKVLKKFFKFSKERILDRLDNLSVRKKLLLVYILCVLIPTLVSHFIFTIFIIKNLQQQKITQIKSAFNILNTNIKKVIDEAILYSNTLYTDDLLNDMLDINYHGMDDFYSNYVQYLRNRIYQGRNVYSNIARVTIYTNNPTILNSDGYRKLNIQEVKEWYDKVINNLQGIVIIPTSDDGVNGEEGYVSLIRNLNQYEQRSTSTGNNSKYTKIAKIDIYLSSFFNSINFEVFGGEIYLIDSSNRIIAAHTYNNLIFTKPFVKFETSKFVPKGSYVFVNNLDINLLNGWKLVGVFSRSYMMGEIYRAIEFILLISLLSLIFATFLIRLITSSISNRLELLERHMRKVKKQRFEILTCREGNDEIGNLIREFNNMTIRLKELIEKEMLSEIQKKTLEVEKKQAEINALQSQINPHFLFNTLDSIRMRSVLKNELETAEIIKYLTRTLRRLIYWGNDITTVQEEINFVEDFLKIQQYRFGEKLTYEIFVEEDAKNCLIPKMTIQPLVENACIHGIEEKEDSGKVIVKVKKEGINLIIEVADNGIGMNEKKLEELYANLNNPLYDKSIGLKNVYRRLMLYYNDNAEFYIESSINKGTKVVIKLPLELPAFVS; via the coding sequence TTGTGGTGGAATAAAGTGTTAAAAAAGTTTTTTAAATTTTCAAAAGAAAGAATACTTGACAGATTAGATAATCTTTCTGTCCGAAAGAAATTGTTACTTGTATACATTCTATGTGTTTTAATCCCCACATTAGTAAGCCATTTTATATTTACCATTTTCATTATAAAAAATCTTCAACAACAAAAAATTACCCAGATAAAAAGTGCTTTTAACATCTTAAATACTAACATAAAAAAGGTAATAGATGAAGCTATATTGTATTCAAATACATTGTATACAGATGATTTACTTAACGATATGCTTGACATTAATTACCATGGTATGGATGATTTTTATTCTAATTATGTTCAGTATCTGAGAAATAGGATATATCAGGGTAGAAATGTGTATTCAAACATTGCTCGCGTAACAATATATACAAACAATCCTACAATTTTAAATAGTGACGGGTATAGAAAGTTAAATATTCAAGAGGTTAAAGAATGGTATGATAAAGTAATTAATAATCTGCAAGGAATAGTTATAATACCTACCAGCGACGATGGAGTTAATGGAGAAGAAGGATATGTGTCATTGATAAGAAATCTCAATCAATATGAGCAAAGAAGTACTTCGACGGGAAACAATAGTAAATATACGAAAATAGCAAAAATTGATATTTATCTTTCAAGCTTTTTTAATTCCATAAATTTTGAGGTATTTGGTGGAGAAATTTACTTAATAGACAGCAGTAACAGAATAATTGCAGCTCATACATACAATAATTTAATTTTTACCAAGCCTTTTGTAAAATTTGAGACGAGTAAATTTGTGCCGAAAGGTTCGTATGTGTTTGTAAATAATCTGGATATAAATCTTTTAAATGGATGGAAACTTGTTGGAGTATTTTCGCGATCGTATATGATGGGAGAGATATACAGAGCTATTGAGTTCATATTACTTATTTCCCTTTTGAGCTTGATATTTGCAACCTTTTTAATAAGACTCATAACTTCTTCTATATCAAATAGACTGGAACTTTTAGAAAGACATATGAGAAAAGTTAAGAAGCAGCGCTTCGAGATTCTGACATGCAGAGAAGGGAACGATGAGATTGGAAATCTTATAAGAGAATTTAACAATATGACAATAAGACTTAAAGAACTAATAGAGAAGGAAATGCTTTCTGAAATTCAAAAGAAGACACTTGAAGTTGAAAAAAAACAGGCAGAGATAAATGCGCTTCAGAGTCAGATAAATCCACATTTTCTTTTCAATACACTGGACTCAATAAGAATGCGTTCTGTTTTGAAGAACGAACTGGAAACAGCTGAGATAATTAAGTATCTAACAAGGACTTTAAGGAGGCTTATTTACTGGGGAAATGATATAACCACAGTTCAGGAAGAAATCAATTTTGTAGAAGATTTTCTAAAAATACAGCAATACAGATTTGGTGAAAAATTGACATATGAAATTTTTGTAGAAGAGGATGCTAAAAATTGTTTGATTCCTAAGATGACAATCCAGCCACTTGTTGAAAATGCGTGTATACATGGTATAGAAGAAAAAGAAGACAGTGGTAAAGTAATAGTTAAAGTAAAAAAAGAGGGTATAAATTTAATAATAGAAGTTGCTGACAACGGGATAGGGATGAACGAGAAAAAGCTTGAGGAGCTTTATGCTAACCTTAACAATCCACTCTATGATAAAAGCATTGGGCTTAAAAATGTTTACAGAAGGTTAATGCTGTACTACAACGACAATGCTGAGTTTTATATTGAAAGTTCTATCAATAAAGGGACAAAGGTTGTTATTAAACTTCCTTTAGAATTGCCAGCATTTGTTTCATAG
- a CDS encoding response regulator transcription factor has product MIKILLVEDEIFMRKGIIKLIDWERLGFEIAYEAGNGQEALDILKSEKVDVIITDIKMPVMDGIELIKRVSEKFENKPAIIIISGYNEFEFAKAAIKYGVNDYLLKPIDENELIQTLERIKTRISSEKEDYKKKELFEYVRRNSAFIKALEIQNDDYLVSSSEDGVKKYLGISKQEAFQYEDDLTIYEKLMETEKSVNTKYLDKGIEIKCYWDSYFNLLFVVNTIQGYKKNSLVKQVFDEIRSLLNLQAIIVQEYVSSQKIHTLYKQLLRKFNFAQFYEKSGVIEASEIGEFEHYLEDKKLSKELIRLIEEKRFEDINVKVSRFFDECQTNKVSPEVIKGYILFAVLEIIDYFEVYQLFETDSIKFIFRTNIQKSKFLSKVMEILEQIINCIDENSKFNGSSFMKKIELFIKENYNRDITIKSIAQQFYINPIYLGRMFKKHFNMPFNKYLHLVRIENAKRLLLKTDKKIYEIAKEVGYSDPDYFALKFEEYVGKSPSKFRNSVSVNEE; this is encoded by the coding sequence ATGATAAAGATTCTTTTGGTTGAAGATGAGATATTCATGAGAAAGGGTATAATTAAACTTATTGATTGGGAAAGACTTGGATTTGAAATTGCATATGAAGCGGGAAATGGTCAGGAAGCCCTTGATATTCTCAAAAGTGAGAAAGTAGATGTGATAATAACGGATATAAAAATGCCAGTAATGGATGGAATTGAGCTGATAAAAAGAGTCTCAGAGAAGTTTGAAAACAAACCGGCAATAATAATTATAAGTGGGTACAATGAGTTTGAATTTGCAAAGGCAGCTATAAAGTATGGTGTAAATGATTATCTATTAAAACCTATAGATGAGAATGAGCTTATTCAAACCTTAGAGAGGATAAAAACGAGGATATCAAGCGAAAAGGAAGACTATAAAAAGAAAGAATTATTTGAATATGTGAGAAGGAACTCAGCTTTTATAAAAGCTCTTGAGATACAAAATGATGATTATCTTGTAAGTAGTAGTGAAGATGGAGTGAAAAAATATCTTGGAATTTCAAAACAGGAAGCTTTTCAATATGAAGATGATTTGACCATTTATGAAAAATTAATGGAAACAGAAAAAAGTGTAAATACCAAGTATTTGGACAAAGGTATAGAGATTAAATGTTATTGGGATAGTTACTTTAACTTACTTTTTGTAGTAAACACCATTCAAGGGTATAAGAAAAATAGTTTAGTTAAACAGGTTTTTGACGAGATAAGAAGTCTATTAAATTTGCAGGCAATAATTGTGCAGGAGTATGTATCTAGCCAGAAGATACATACATTGTATAAACAGCTTTTGAGAAAATTCAACTTTGCCCAATTTTACGAAAAGAGTGGTGTCATTGAGGCATCAGAGATAGGGGAATTTGAACATTACCTTGAGGATAAAAAACTTTCAAAAGAGTTGATTAGACTAATCGAAGAAAAACGATTTGAAGATATAAATGTTAAAGTTTCAAGATTTTTTGATGAGTGTCAGACTAATAAAGTGTCGCCTGAGGTGATTAAGGGTTATATTCTTTTTGCTGTGCTTGAAATAATAGATTATTTTGAAGTTTACCAGTTATTTGAGACTGATAGTATAAAGTTTATATTTAGAACCAATATACAAAAAAGTAAATTCTTGAGTAAAGTTATGGAAATTTTGGAGCAGATTATAAACTGCATTGACGAAAATTCTAAATTTAATGGTTCGAGTTTTATGAAGAAAATAGAGTTGTTTATAAAGGAAAATTACAACAGAGATATAACAATTAAAAGTATTGCTCAACAATTTTATATCAATCCTATATATTTGGGAAGGATGTTTAAAAAACACTTTAACATGCCATTTAACAAATATTTGCATTTAGTGCGCATTGAGAATGCAAAAAGATTACTTCTTAAAACTGATAAAAAGATTTATGAAATAGCTAAGGAAGTAGGTTATAGTGATCCTGACTATTTTGCATTAAAATTTGAGGAATATGTAGGCAAAAGTCCTTCAAAATTTAGAAATTCTGTTTCTGTCAACGAGGAGTAA
- a CDS encoding alpha-glucuronidase family glycosyl hydrolase, with translation MILSRSSNPNYSMCWLSYKPIGKKEYVHEVEKFLGQIVLLEKNIYFENAANELKKALCVLFETELRLNNALSLYVDSGIILGKVTNENLRGFITDVEKEAVGEEGFIIKLVDKSKKKYIIVASKGEKGIIYGIFHLINKFRLKTGLKELNCIENPKASLRIINHWDNMDGSIERGYAGKSIFFTNGRIKRNYKRIWDYARLLASIGINGVVINNVNVRDKAIWLITPKYLNDLSKIAEIFRLYGIKLYLSINFASPIYIGGLDTADPLDKNVQKWWKDTVKTIYSYIPDFGGFLVKADSEFNPGPYVYGRTHADGANMLAEALLPYGGVVIWRAFVYNCLQDWRDTKTDRAKAAYDNFKPLDGMFSKNVILQIKYGPMDFQVREPVSPLFGAMEKTNQMIEFQITQEYTGQQIHLCYLGTLWKEILEFDTYCKGKGSYVKRIVDGSLFGMKYAGFAGVSNIGDSINWTGHDLAQANLWTFGKLAWDPDKKIEDIAREWAILTFGDDKKVVDNILWMLLNSHGIYEKYTTPLGLGWMVNPGHHYGPNPEGYEYSKWGTYHRSDTKAIGVDRTSRGTGYTLQYHKPWQEIFDDINKCPEELLLFFHRVPYDFRLKNGKTLLQFMYDSHFEGADMVDKLIEKWEELRGKIDEEIFNRVYERLKMQKEHAMEWRDVINTYFYRKTGIPDEKGRLIYP, from the coding sequence ATGATTTTATCAAGGAGCAGTAACCCAAACTATTCTATGTGTTGGCTTTCTTATAAACCTATAGGTAAGAAAGAATATGTACATGAAGTTGAAAAATTTTTAGGGCAAATAGTTTTATTGGAGAAAAATATTTATTTCGAAAATGCGGCGAATGAACTTAAAAAGGCTTTATGTGTATTGTTTGAAACTGAACTAAGATTGAACAATGCTTTAAGTCTTTATGTTGACAGTGGAATTATTTTAGGTAAAGTGACAAATGAAAATCTTAGAGGTTTTATAACCGATGTTGAAAAAGAAGCAGTAGGTGAGGAAGGGTTTATAATAAAACTTGTAGATAAAAGTAAGAAAAAATACATTATTGTTGCTTCAAAGGGTGAAAAAGGAATAATATATGGGATATTTCATTTGATAAACAAATTTAGACTTAAAACAGGATTAAAAGAACTCAATTGTATAGAAAATCCAAAGGCCTCGTTACGAATTATTAACCATTGGGATAATATGGATGGAAGTATTGAAAGAGGATATGCGGGTAAATCAATATTTTTTACAAATGGTAGAATAAAACGCAATTATAAACGTATATGGGATTATGCAAGGCTTCTTGCCTCAATTGGAATAAACGGTGTTGTAATAAATAATGTGAATGTAAGAGATAAGGCTATATGGTTAATTACGCCAAAATATCTAAATGACCTCTCGAAAATAGCAGAAATTTTTAGACTCTATGGGATAAAACTTTACCTTAGCATAAACTTTGCAAGCCCAATTTATATAGGAGGTCTTGACACTGCAGACCCACTTGACAAAAACGTTCAAAAGTGGTGGAAGGACACTGTAAAAACTATTTACAGCTACATACCAGACTTTGGTGGATTTTTGGTAAAAGCCGATTCTGAGTTCAATCCAGGGCCGTATGTATACGGTAGAACACATGCAGATGGAGCAAACATGCTTGCAGAGGCACTTTTGCCTTATGGAGGAGTTGTTATATGGCGTGCGTTTGTTTACAACTGCTTGCAGGATTGGAGAGATACAAAGACAGACAGGGCAAAGGCTGCATATGACAATTTTAAACCACTTGATGGGATGTTCTCTAAAAATGTCATTTTACAGATAAAGTATGGTCCGATGGATTTTCAGGTAAGAGAACCTGTTTCACCTCTTTTTGGCGCTATGGAAAAGACAAACCAGATGATAGAGTTTCAAATAACCCAAGAATATACGGGGCAACAAATTCATCTGTGCTATTTGGGGACGCTATGGAAAGAGATTTTAGAGTTTGACACATATTGTAAAGGAAAAGGTTCGTACGTAAAGAGAATAGTGGATGGAAGTCTTTTTGGAATGAAATATGCAGGATTTGCAGGTGTTTCGAATATTGGGGATAGCATCAACTGGACAGGTCATGACCTTGCACAGGCGAATCTGTGGACGTTTGGAAAACTTGCATGGGACCCAGATAAAAAGATTGAAGATATAGCAAGAGAGTGGGCCATTTTAACATTTGGAGATGACAAAAAAGTGGTTGACAACATTTTATGGATGCTTCTTAATTCTCACGGGATCTACGAAAAATATACAACTCCGCTTGGGCTTGGCTGGATGGTAAATCCAGGTCATCACTATGGTCCAAACCCGGAAGGGTATGAGTATTCAAAGTGGGGAACGTATCATCGGTCAGATACAAAAGCAATTGGAGTTGACAGAACTTCAAGAGGGACAGGTTATACTTTGCAATATCACAAGCCCTGGCAGGAAATATTCGATGATATAAATAAATGTCCTGAAGAACTTCTTCTATTTTTCCACAGAGTGCCGTATGATTTTAGACTGAAAAATGGAAAAACGCTCCTGCAGTTTATGTATGACTCTCACTTTGAAGGGGCTGATATGGTAGATAAACTTATAGAAAAGTGGGAGGAACTGAGAGGAAAGATTGATGAGGAGATCTTCAACAGAGTATATGAAAGATTGAAGATGCAAAAAGAACATGCAATGGAATGGAGAGATGTTATCAACACATATTTTTATAGAAAGACAGGAATACCTGATGAAAAGGGAAGACTAATATATCCGTAA
- a CDS encoding mannitol dehydrogenase family protein has product MFELKIKDISKQDLWQKANIILPKFDIEKIKNATYTNPVWVHFGAGNIFRGYIAAIVQDLIERGELDRGVIAAELFDYEIIDRIYKPYDNLCLVVTSDAKGNLEKRVIASITEGLKCDKSFEADWQRLCRIFKSSTLELVTFTITEKGYNLFDLKGDYLPAVKEDIENGPQSPKSSMGKVAALAYVRYKSGKKPIAYVSLDNCSKNGEKLQSSIVQIAIEWAKRGFVEEDFVEYLNDNSLVSFPWSMIDKIVPRPSERIKELLEKDGLKNMDIICTSKNTYIAPFVNTEKAQYLVIEDSFPNGRPPLERAGVFMTDRKTVEDSERMKVQTCLNPLHTALAIFGCLLGYKTIYEEVKDEHLKRLIEKIGYDEGLKVVVNPKIINPREYIKEVIEERFPNPYIPDTPQRIATDTSQKMPIRFGETIKAYAESPDLDVKSLKYIPLVIAGWLRYLMCIDDEGRAFEPSPDPLILELKKHLEGIELGKKYEDLEEKLRPILTNEVIFRVDLFEVGLSQRVVEYFKEMIQGIGAVRKTLQKYVN; this is encoded by the coding sequence ATGTTTGAACTGAAGATAAAAGATATATCAAAGCAAGATTTATGGCAAAAAGCCAATATTATTTTGCCTAAGTTTGACATTGAAAAAATAAAAAATGCTACTTACACAAATCCTGTTTGGGTACATTTTGGAGCAGGTAACATCTTTAGAGGGTATATTGCAGCAATAGTTCAGGATTTAATAGAAAGAGGGGAACTTGACAGAGGAGTAATTGCAGCAGAGCTTTTTGACTATGAGATAATTGACAGAATATACAAGCCTTATGACAATCTCTGCTTGGTTGTGACATCTGATGCAAAAGGCAATTTAGAAAAAAGAGTGATTGCAAGCATTACAGAGGGGCTAAAGTGTGATAAAAGCTTTGAAGCAGACTGGCAAAGACTTTGTAGAATTTTTAAAAGTTCCACTCTTGAGCTGGTGACATTTACAATAACAGAAAAAGGATACAACCTCTTTGACCTCAAAGGTGACTATCTGCCTGCGGTAAAAGAGGATATAGAAAATGGACCGCAAAGTCCAAAAAGTTCGATGGGCAAAGTTGCAGCATTGGCATATGTTCGATACAAAAGCGGCAAAAAGCCAATTGCATATGTGAGCCTTGACAACTGTTCTAAAAATGGTGAAAAATTGCAAAGTTCAATAGTTCAAATAGCTATAGAGTGGGCGAAAAGAGGTTTTGTTGAAGAGGATTTTGTTGAATACTTGAACGATAATTCTTTAGTAAGTTTCCCATGGAGCATGATAGACAAGATTGTCCCAAGGCCATCGGAGAGAATAAAGGAACTTTTAGAGAAAGATGGACTGAAGAATATGGATATCATTTGCACATCAAAGAATACGTACATTGCACCGTTTGTCAATACAGAAAAGGCTCAGTATCTTGTGATAGAAGATAGTTTTCCAAATGGGAGACCGCCACTGGAAAGAGCAGGAGTATTTATGACAGATAGAAAGACTGTGGAAGACTCTGAGCGGATGAAGGTTCAGACATGTTTGAATCCTCTTCACACGGCTTTGGCTATATTTGGCTGTTTGCTTGGGTATAAGACAATTTATGAAGAGGTAAAAGATGAGCATTTAAAAAGGCTTATCGAAAAGATAGGATATGATGAGGGATTGAAGGTTGTTGTTAACCCGAAGATAATAAATCCGAGGGAGTATATAAAGGAAGTGATAGAAGAAAGATTTCCAAACCCGTATATACCTGACACACCGCAGAGGATTGCAACAGACACATCACAAAAGATGCCAATTAGATTTGGAGAGACTATAAAAGCATACGCAGAAAGCCCGGATTTAGATGTAAAAAGCCTTAAATACATTCCTCTTGTAATAGCAGGGTGGCTGAGATATTTGATGTGCATTGATGATGAAGGGAGAGCTTTTGAGCCAAGCCCAGATCCACTTATACTTGAGCTTAAAAAACATCTTGAGGGCATAGAACTTGGCAAAAAGTATGAAGATTTGGAAGAAAAGCTAAGACCAATTCTAACCAATGAGGTTATTTTCAGGGTTGACTTATTTGAAGTGGGACTATCTCAGAGGGTAGTAGAATATTTTAAAGAGATGATACAAGGCATTGGAGCTGTGAGAAAGACCTTGCAAAAGTATGTAAATTAA
- the uxuA gene encoding mannonate dehydratase, with protein sequence MGFKMTFRWFGPKDDNIPLEYIRQIPGIYGVVTALFDIPVGEVWPEDRIFELKKMVEGAGLKFEVIESVNVHEDIKLGLPSRDRYIENYKQTIRNLAKAGVKVICYNFMPVFDWLRTDLAKKLPDGSEVMEYNHEILKNMTPDELVKSMERGSQGFSLPGWESYRLKQLQSLFEMYKDVDENKLLQNLIYFLENIIPVCEQCDVKMAIHPDDPPWSLFGLPRVVTNKENIEKFLKAVDSPYNGLTLCTGSLGANRENNIPELIRYFGKMGRIHFMHVRNIKFTGERSFYETSHLSTDGSFDMFEIMKAIYDIGFDGYMRPDHGRMIWGEKGRPGYGLYDRALGIAYLNGLWEAIDKMSRNEKK encoded by the coding sequence ATGGGTTTTAAGATGACATTTAGGTGGTTTGGACCAAAGGATGACAATATTCCTCTTGAGTATATACGTCAGATTCCAGGCATATATGGTGTTGTGACAGCGCTTTTTGATATTCCAGTTGGAGAGGTATGGCCAGAAGATAGGATTTTTGAGCTAAAAAAAATGGTAGAAGGTGCAGGGCTTAAGTTTGAGGTAATAGAAAGCGTAAATGTCCATGAGGACATAAAACTTGGTCTTCCAAGTCGAGATAGGTATATAGAAAACTATAAACAGACCATAAGGAACTTAGCAAAAGCGGGAGTAAAGGTAATATGCTATAACTTTATGCCTGTATTTGACTGGCTGAGGACAGACCTTGCAAAAAAGCTCCCTGATGGTTCTGAGGTTATGGAATATAACCATGAGATACTTAAAAATATGACACCAGATGAACTTGTAAAAAGCATGGAAAGGGGCTCACAAGGATTTTCTCTTCCTGGTTGGGAGAGCTACAGGTTAAAACAGCTCCAGAGCCTGTTTGAGATGTACAAAGATGTTGATGAGAATAAGCTTTTGCAAAATCTTATCTACTTTTTGGAGAATATAATTCCTGTGTGTGAGCAGTGCGATGTTAAAATGGCAATACACCCAGATGATCCACCGTGGTCACTTTTTGGTCTTCCAAGGGTTGTAACAAACAAGGAAAATATAGAAAAGTTTTTAAAAGCGGTTGATAGTCCGTACAATGGGTTGACTTTGTGCACAGGGTCGCTTGGAGCAAACAGGGAAAACAACATTCCGGAGCTTATAAGGTATTTTGGCAAAATGGGAAGAATACATTTTATGCATGTGAGAAATATAAAATTTACAGGTGAGAGGTCTTTTTACGAAACATCCCACCTGTCGACAGATGGTTCATTTGACATGTTTGAGATTATGAAGGCTATATACGACATAGGTTTTGACGGGTATATGCGACCTGACCATGGAAGGATGATTTGGGGCGAAAAAGGGAGACCTGGTTATGGACTTTATGATAGAGCACTTGGCATTGCGTATTTGAACGGGCTGTGGGAGGCAATTGACAAGATGTCAAGAAATGAGAAAAAGTAG